One Granulicella sp. 5B5 DNA window includes the following coding sequences:
- a CDS encoding ComEC/Rec2 family competence protein, producing the protein MNHPPAVEPLRLRRIPMLAAALCFAAGILLAQHWQPTRLLVLAAALLVVLSAVALVRAPSIAIVPALALWAVVGCWCTQIEPPITEHPVLLTYADGVNRNVRGHIVSIRLLPPRTADADEPQLQPWQIEPGGWEVDTQPPTQSIDLDISAVEDMTPDVDTMRPLNGGVRVLLTGSPLPLRCGEGVEVPLRLRVPDTYRDAGAFSYASQLRTEGIDLTATAKSSRVTQLTNAAPTLRCRLYAVQTWAADRLDHFLTSRANATLPVSLRLNREDSAMLSAMLFGNRTLLSSDLRDAFQRTGTFHLFVVSGLHIALLATALFWLLRRLRLGEGPAVLIAILLTATYALLTGFGVPAQRALLMTSIYLISLWLDRQANALNALGFAATIVLALDPRALAAASFQMTFLVIVAIAGIASPILQRTIAPYVRSLKLLHVFAIDAFIHPQLAQFRVGVRMACTLCGSLLGHHFRQLPVWALRLIFYLLEAFVVSLAAELCLVLPMAIYFHRATLFALPLNLLNIPLLAALLCAAVLMFCASLISSWLAILPAAATALLLHIMRFTVMHLQRAPLADLRMPAPPASGIAIAGVLIALSCFLLFERRRALVLAGSLLVLFVPAVVAYPAAPLLHPDMLEITALDVGQGDSLLAVSPTGSTMLIDAGGPTGRPTSTASGWDIGEQVVAPYLWSRRIRRLDVIVLTHAHSDHMGGMPAVLHDLRPRELWLSIDPGDSPSFRALLAQAAQLHIAVRHLHAGDAMPWGGTQISVLAPEAAYRNPGVPSNDDSLVLRIDYGRASVQLEGDAQVASEDDMLTNHRLAPVTLLKVGHHGSKTSTYQEFLNAIKPQEAVISVGRHNTFGHPRAEVLERLEDAHVKTYRTDRHGAETFLLTHDGHITAFSAAPPD; encoded by the coding sequence ATGAACCATCCCCCGGCCGTGGAGCCTCTGCGGCTGCGGCGCATCCCCATGCTGGCTGCGGCATTGTGCTTCGCTGCAGGCATTCTGCTGGCGCAGCACTGGCAACCAACGCGTCTACTGGTGTTAGCGGCGGCTTTGCTAGTCGTTCTCAGCGCCGTCGCCCTTGTGCGAGCACCTAGCATCGCTATCGTTCCGGCACTGGCGCTGTGGGCTGTCGTTGGCTGCTGGTGCACTCAGATTGAGCCGCCCATTACAGAACACCCTGTGCTGCTTACCTATGCTGACGGTGTGAACCGGAATGTCCGCGGTCACATCGTCAGCATCCGGCTGCTGCCGCCGCGAACCGCCGATGCGGACGAACCACAGCTCCAGCCCTGGCAGATCGAACCTGGCGGATGGGAGGTCGATACGCAACCGCCAACTCAGTCTATCGATCTCGATATCTCGGCCGTCGAGGACATGACACCGGATGTCGACACGATGCGCCCACTCAACGGAGGGGTGCGCGTTTTGCTGACGGGCTCTCCGCTTCCGTTGCGCTGCGGCGAAGGGGTCGAGGTGCCGCTCCGGCTTCGGGTGCCCGACACGTATCGTGATGCCGGCGCCTTTTCCTACGCCAGTCAACTCCGCACCGAGGGCATCGACCTGACGGCGACAGCGAAATCATCGCGTGTCACGCAGTTGACGAATGCAGCCCCAACGCTGCGGTGTCGCCTCTACGCTGTGCAAACATGGGCTGCCGATCGTCTCGACCATTTTCTAACATCACGCGCCAATGCAACGTTGCCTGTTTCGCTGCGACTCAATCGTGAAGACTCGGCCATGCTCAGCGCCATGCTCTTCGGCAACCGCACACTGCTCTCCTCCGATCTGCGCGATGCCTTTCAGCGCACCGGCACCTTTCATCTCTTCGTCGTCTCCGGCCTTCACATCGCTCTGCTTGCGACGGCGCTCTTCTGGCTGCTACGCCGGCTCCGCCTCGGTGAAGGCCCCGCTGTCCTTATCGCGATCCTGCTGACTGCCACTTATGCCCTGCTCACAGGCTTTGGAGTCCCCGCACAGCGCGCGCTGTTGATGACTTCCATTTACCTCATCTCGCTTTGGCTCGACCGACAAGCCAATGCGCTCAACGCGCTGGGCTTCGCTGCCACAATCGTCCTGGCACTCGACCCTCGCGCTTTGGCTGCGGCCAGCTTTCAGATGACCTTCCTTGTCATCGTCGCAATTGCGGGCATCGCTTCGCCTATCCTCCAACGCACCATCGCGCCCTACGTCCGCTCTCTCAAGCTCCTGCACGTCTTCGCCATCGACGCCTTCATCCACCCGCAGCTCGCGCAGTTCCGCGTCGGGGTCCGCATGGCCTGTACGCTCTGCGGTTCGCTGCTGGGGCACCACTTTCGCCAACTTCCGGTGTGGGCGCTGCGGCTCATCTTCTACCTTCTTGAAGCCTTCGTCGTCAGCCTCGCCGCTGAGCTCTGTCTCGTTCTCCCGATGGCCATCTACTTTCATCGCGCGACACTCTTTGCGTTGCCACTCAATCTGCTGAATATCCCTTTGCTTGCGGCCCTGCTTTGTGCCGCCGTATTGATGTTCTGCGCTTCGCTGATCAGCTCGTGGCTCGCGATACTTCCCGCGGCCGCTACCGCACTGCTGCTACACATCATGCGCTTCACCGTGATGCACCTGCAGCGCGCTCCGCTCGCTGATCTGCGCATGCCCGCACCTCCTGCATCGGGCATCGCTATCGCCGGGGTGCTCATCGCACTCTCTTGCTTCCTTCTGTTTGAGCGCAGGCGTGCTCTTGTTCTTGCAGGTTCGCTGCTTGTGTTGTTTGTCCCAGCCGTCGTCGCCTATCCGGCGGCGCCGCTGCTGCATCCGGACATGCTTGAGATCACGGCGCTCGATGTTGGACAGGGAGACTCGCTGCTCGCGGTCTCTCCCACTGGAAGCACCATGCTCATTGACGCTGGCGGGCCTACCGGGCGGCCCACCAGCACAGCATCTGGTTGGGACATTGGCGAACAGGTGGTTGCTCCTTATCTCTGGTCTCGCCGGATTCGCCGACTCGACGTTATCGTGCTGACGCATGCGCACTCGGACCATATGGGCGGCATGCCTGCTGTGCTGCATGACCTTCGTCCACGCGAGTTGTGGCTGAGTATCGACCCGGGTGACTCGCCGAGCTTCCGGGCTTTGCTGGCGCAGGCTGCGCAGTTGCATATCGCTGTCCGGCACCTACATGCGGGCGATGCGATGCCGTGGGGCGGGACGCAGATCTCTGTGCTCGCGCCTGAAGCTGCCTACAGGAATCCGGGGGTGCCCTCGAACGACGACTCGCTGGTGTTGCGTATCGACTATGGGCGCGCCAGTGTGCAGCTCGAAGGCGATGCGCAGGTTGCCAGCGAGGACGATATGCTGACCAACCATCGTCTTGCGCCGGTGACTCTGCTGAAAGTGGGCCACCATGGCAGCAAGACATCCACCTATCAGGAGTTCCTTAACGCTATCAAGCCGCAGGAGGCCGTGATCAGTGTTGGGCGGCACAACACATTTGGGCATCCGCGTGCCGAGGTGCTGGAGCGCCTGGAAGATGCCCATGTGAAGACGTATCGCACCGATCGTCATGGTGCGGAGACGTTTCTGCTGACCCACGATGGGCACATCACCGCGTTTTCCGCAGCCCCCCCGGACTAG
- a CDS encoding RsmD family RNA methyltransferase — MNNTAAMPLCPHFGHCGGCQHQDVLYEAQVLVKREHLKNLLTEAEVRYPDNIAAYTAEPYHYRNRIRLRVEHSGETFQLGYNQLGTTAFQPINECPIAAPSLWSAATSLITAAASDRDALYWLNAASEVELFCNHDQSQLQLTLLCAPRTKSPQGSFARAYNAFVQQVPKGLTLVGAGAIATDPRTGPTGRILAEAGSSGLNYRVGDELYWITRGGFFQVNRFLLETLVDLVCTHNSTPRTGLLAWDLFSGVGLFSRVLARSFAQVAAVESNPTAIADLRNAFRKLGASYTAIESTALDYLRAAVLQREQPELVVLDPPRSGADVEACELLNRIAPKAIVYVSCDPATLARDLAILQRQYEIASLHAVDLFPQTFHLETVAILHRTR, encoded by the coding sequence ATGAACAATACAGCAGCAATGCCACTCTGCCCGCACTTCGGCCACTGCGGTGGTTGCCAGCATCAGGACGTTCTCTACGAAGCGCAGGTGCTCGTCAAGCGCGAGCATCTGAAGAATCTGCTCACCGAGGCTGAGGTCCGCTATCCGGACAATATCGCAGCCTACACCGCGGAGCCTTATCACTATCGCAACCGCATCCGTCTGCGAGTTGAACACAGCGGCGAAACGTTTCAGCTTGGCTACAACCAGCTCGGCACCACGGCCTTCCAGCCCATCAACGAGTGTCCGATCGCGGCACCATCCCTTTGGAGTGCCGCGACTTCGCTCATCACTGCAGCTGCGAGTGACCGCGATGCGCTCTACTGGCTCAACGCCGCAAGCGAAGTCGAACTCTTCTGCAACCATGATCAGTCGCAGTTGCAGCTCACACTGCTCTGCGCGCCACGCACGAAGTCTCCGCAAGGCAGCTTTGCGCGCGCCTACAACGCCTTCGTTCAGCAGGTGCCAAAGGGGCTCACCCTTGTCGGTGCCGGCGCCATTGCCACCGACCCGCGCACAGGGCCTACTGGACGCATACTCGCCGAAGCTGGCTCATCCGGCCTCAACTACCGCGTGGGCGACGAGCTCTACTGGATCACGCGCGGCGGTTTCTTCCAGGTCAATCGGTTCCTGCTTGAGACACTCGTCGATCTTGTCTGCACACACAACAGCACGCCCCGCACCGGACTGCTCGCGTGGGACCTCTTCTCAGGTGTGGGTCTTTTTTCACGTGTACTTGCGCGCAGCTTCGCGCAGGTCGCGGCGGTCGAATCGAACCCAACTGCCATCGCCGATCTGCGTAATGCCTTCCGCAAGCTCGGCGCGAGCTACACAGCTATTGAGTCCACCGCGCTCGATTACCTCCGCGCGGCAGTACTGCAGCGTGAGCAGCCAGAACTCGTCGTCCTCGATCCACCACGTTCCGGGGCGGACGTCGAAGCTTGCGAACTACTCAACCGCATCGCACCGAAGGCCATCGTGTATGTTTCCTGCGACCCTGCAACGCTCGCACGCGATCTCGCCATACTGCAAAGACAGTACGAGATCGCCTCACTGCACGCTGTCGATCTGTTTCCGCAGACGTTCCATCTCGAAACAGTCGCCATCCTTCACCGAACCCGTTAG
- a CDS encoding type III pantothenate kinase — MLLAIDVGNSNTVLGLFVLATDSAPAQKVADWRITTPYKQTADELGVLFQTLFSMRDLQHEIVTGVAVSSVVPPLDSTLRKVCETYFHVKPLFIEPGVKTGLPILTDNPSEVGADRVVNCVAAFDLLGGPTIIVDMGTATTFDVVSAKGEFLGGAIAPGLGISADALFARAARLTRVEIKKPTKIVGTNTVDNIQIGLYYGYIGLVDGILERMIAELGPETKTIATGGLAKLIATDSKYIHQVDEGLTLNGLRLIYERNQDRHRRR; from the coding sequence ATGCTACTTGCAATCGATGTAGGCAACTCCAACACGGTACTTGGGCTGTTCGTTCTCGCCACCGACTCCGCGCCCGCGCAGAAGGTCGCGGACTGGCGCATCACCACGCCCTACAAGCAGACGGCCGACGAACTCGGCGTGCTGTTCCAGACGCTGTTCTCCATGCGCGACCTGCAACATGAGATCGTCACCGGCGTCGCCGTCTCCTCTGTCGTTCCGCCGCTCGACTCCACACTGCGCAAGGTATGCGAGACGTACTTTCATGTCAAGCCCCTGTTCATCGAGCCTGGCGTGAAGACAGGTTTGCCCATCCTTACTGACAACCCGAGCGAGGTCGGCGCTGATCGTGTTGTGAATTGCGTTGCAGCGTTTGATCTGCTCGGCGGCCCGACCATCATTGTCGATATGGGCACAGCCACTACTTTCGATGTCGTCAGCGCGAAGGGCGAGTTTCTCGGCGGCGCCATCGCACCGGGGCTTGGCATCTCCGCCGATGCGCTCTTCGCGCGCGCCGCCCGGCTGACGCGCGTTGAGATCAAGAAGCCCACGAAGATCGTCGGCACCAACACGGTCGACAACATCCAGATTGGCCTTTACTACGGTTACATCGGCCTCGTCGACGGCATCCTCGAGCGCATGATCGCCGAGCTTGGCCCGGAGACGAAGACGATTGCCACCGGCGGCCTCGCTAAACTGATCGCCACCGATAGTAAGTACATCCACCAGGTCGATGAGGGCCTGACACTGAATGGACTTCGCCTCATCTACGAGCGCAACCAGGACAGGCATCGACGCCGCTAA
- a CDS encoding biotin--[acetyl-CoA-carboxylase] ligase gives MSLQDDLRAALIGTRFSAHIHHFPVVDSTNTQLLAAAANGAPEGTVYLTDEQTAGRGRGGHSWHSAAGTSSNPDGLYVSVLVKPSLRLREALMLSLATGLAAKSAILTAACVTADIRWPNDLMIGLQKVGGILVETAAGSGDDAPLRYAVIGIGINLNQETFPLELYPLATSLRLVTGKLQDRFALLVALLRSLDRELTLLEEEAADRDAGGSSLLVRFSEASDWAHGRRVTVPEQGGYTGTTAGLDNRGFLLVDADDGTQRTVLSGGVRDIL, from the coding sequence ATGTCTTTGCAAGACGATCTCCGCGCCGCGCTTATTGGCACTCGTTTCAGCGCGCACATCCACCACTTCCCTGTCGTGGACTCAACCAATACGCAGCTGCTCGCTGCCGCAGCGAACGGCGCGCCCGAAGGCACGGTCTATCTGACCGACGAGCAGACCGCTGGGCGCGGACGCGGCGGTCATAGCTGGCACTCTGCAGCCGGTACCTCCAGCAATCCGGATGGGCTTTACGTTAGCGTGCTGGTTAAGCCGTCGCTGCGCCTGCGCGAGGCGTTGATGCTCTCGCTCGCCACTGGGCTCGCCGCCAAGTCGGCGATTCTCACTGCGGCCTGTGTTACCGCAGACATCCGCTGGCCCAACGACCTGATGATCGGCCTGCAGAAGGTTGGCGGCATCCTCGTCGAAACCGCTGCCGGCTCCGGCGACGATGCGCCGTTGCGCTATGCCGTGATCGGCATCGGCATCAACCTGAACCAAGAGACGTTTCCGCTCGAGCTCTATCCGCTTGCGACCTCGCTTCGTCTGGTTACGGGCAAGCTACAAGACCGGTTCGCGTTGCTCGTTGCGCTGCTTCGTTCGCTGGATCGTGAGCTCACTCTGCTGGAAGAGGAAGCAGCGGATCGGGATGCAGGTGGGTCATCGCTGCTTGTCCGCTTCTCCGAGGCCTCCGACTGGGCCCACGGCCGCCGCGTCACCGTACCCGAGCAGGGTGGCTATACTGGAACGACCGCAGGACTCGACAACCGCGGCTTTCTGCTCGTCGACGCCGATGATGGCACGCAACGCACCGTTCTCTCCGGCGGCGTCCGCGACATCCTATAG
- a CDS encoding metallophosphoesterase — MAATRKTTAKKTSAKKATKKSPAKKSTAKKVSSTTPPPSPSHLQLTHGAPVGTPLFAQATITPDPLKYTTPHASDTAAYNEMDALVKANKFLPLPFPVVPGVAEPVLLLQDVLGPSGANAVSSMQKAGQIVFHTAGDTGATRGPKTENEVVDKLLADFNETDPTAIPKFFYNLGDIVYSFGEHKYYYDQFYDAYRDYPAPIFAIPGNHDGIVLPPPAGTGVATDSLSAFLANFCTPSFSHAPDAVGLSRTTMIQPGVYFTLEAPYVRIIGLYSNILENPGVISSTADPTKGGTPAFPDLSDAQLSFLKAALTRVKTDKFKGAVLLAVHHPPYAFGKHSGSLAMLKEIDTICQSTGVWPHAVLSGHAHNYQRYTRAIGKRQIPFLVIGNGGHGLQKLAVGDGYRTPVSMPVFAQPEQNDSVTFENYDFMNYGYCRVLINAQQLRIEYHPASDGASTKTPDDSVTVDLATGTLTTYNPPS; from the coding sequence ATGGCAGCCACCCGCAAGACCACCGCGAAGAAGACCTCCGCAAAGAAAGCCACGAAGAAGTCGCCTGCGAAGAAGAGCACGGCGAAGAAGGTCTCCAGCACAACCCCGCCGCCCTCGCCTTCGCACCTGCAACTGACACATGGCGCTCCTGTCGGCACACCGCTCTTCGCGCAGGCCACCATTACGCCTGATCCGCTGAAGTACACCACGCCCCATGCATCGGACACGGCGGCTTACAACGAGATGGACGCGCTGGTGAAGGCCAACAAGTTCCTGCCGCTGCCGTTTCCTGTTGTGCCCGGCGTTGCCGAGCCTGTGCTGCTGCTGCAGGATGTGCTTGGCCCCAGCGGCGCGAACGCCGTCAGCTCCATGCAGAAGGCCGGTCAGATCGTCTTTCACACAGCCGGCGATACGGGCGCGACCCGGGGACCCAAGACAGAAAACGAGGTCGTCGACAAGCTGCTCGCCGACTTCAACGAGACGGACCCCACTGCAATCCCGAAGTTCTTCTACAACCTCGGCGACATCGTCTATAGCTTTGGCGAGCACAAGTACTACTACGACCAGTTTTACGATGCCTACCGCGACTACCCTGCGCCGATCTTCGCGATCCCCGGCAACCACGACGGCATTGTTCTGCCGCCACCGGCAGGCACGGGTGTTGCGACGGACTCGCTCTCGGCATTTCTCGCCAACTTCTGCACGCCCAGCTTCTCGCACGCGCCTGATGCCGTGGGACTCTCGCGCACCACGATGATCCAGCCCGGTGTGTACTTCACGCTTGAAGCGCCGTATGTGCGGATCATCGGGCTTTACAGCAACATCCTCGAAAATCCCGGCGTCATCTCGTCCACCGCCGACCCGACCAAGGGTGGCACGCCTGCCTTCCCAGACCTCTCGGATGCTCAGCTCTCTTTTCTGAAAGCAGCGCTCACTCGCGTGAAGACCGACAAATTCAAGGGCGCGGTGTTGCTGGCCGTGCATCACCCGCCTTATGCCTTCGGCAAGCACTCCGGCTCGCTTGCCATGCTGAAGGAGATCGACACGATCTGCCAGTCGACAGGGGTGTGGCCGCATGCCGTGCTCAGTGGGCACGCGCATAACTACCAGCGTTATACCCGCGCTATCGGGAAGCGACAGATTCCATTCCTGGTGATCGGTAACGGCGGCCACGGCCTGCAGAAGCTCGCCGTCGGCGACGGCTACCGGACGCCGGTCTCGATGCCCGTTTTCGCACAGCCGGAGCAGAACGACTCCGTGACCTTTGAGAACTATGACTTTATGAACTACGGGTACTGTCGCGTGCTGATCAACGCGCAGCAACTCCGGATCGAGTACCATCCGGCGTCCGACGGAGCCTCGACCAAGACCCCGGACGACTCCGTAACGGTTGACCTTGCCACAGGAACGCTGACCACCTATAACCCGCCGTCGTAA
- a CDS encoding valine--tRNA ligase: protein MNNELPKAYNPALIEEKWANYWLEQHLFDVATPTDHAARNPFVQLLPPPNVTGRLHMGHMLNQTEMDILARWHRMNGDTSVWVPGTDHAGIATQMMVERQLKSEGKARTDYTREQFTELVWKWKQEYGGYITTQMKRLGASVDWSREYFTMDERLSVAVKEAFVRLYEQGLIYRGAYIVNWDPVLGTAVSDLEVENEERAGHIYHIRYDLEDGTGSITIATTRPETMLGDTAVAVNPTDKRYTAFVGKKLVLPLVGRTIPVIADDWAQPEFGTGAVKVTPAHDPNDFAIGQRHSLPSPSIMDTQARILLEGSPYNGMDRFEARKKIVADLEASGHLVAIKDHTLTLPISQRTSAVIEPRLSMQWFIAVNKQPTTGGNSIAKNAIDAVKDGHIQFTPEMYAKTYFEWMNNIHDWCISRQLWWGHRIPAWHCDACGKITVSRDAVTACSGCGITDIHQETDVLDTWFSSGLLPFTVFGWDGSNKPTADLASFYPTQLLVTGFDILFFWVARMIMLGCHFMLDVPMPDGSTRELKDAVPFRNVYIHALVRDADRQKMSKTKGNVIDPIEIITKYGTDAVRFTLASQASPGTDIAFNEARTEGYRAFANKIWNAARFIQMNIDRATEAGYQVKLDANTATDTSGEAAGAWELPDRTPLETRWIFSRLSTVAAQVHASLADYRFDEASNAVYQFFWGEFCDWYLELVKLRLNFDPAGTTYNTEAEQIEAQAATAFTLVGLVSVFEAALRLLSPFMPFLTEELWHALYASISQPSPAKSIALTRYPAAADFPHSDVTVRAMEDIQQLIVTIRALRKELAVPEKESTPIQLRADLRIAALAEGHADMLARMARVSAVEIVFDPPTGNNARSTATFDVAIIYERQIDVSAERERLEKEISKLTKGLEAANKQLGNEGFIARAPAHIVDGLKKQAAETQALHDKAIAALAALPPA from the coding sequence ATGAATAACGAACTCCCCAAGGCTTACAACCCCGCCCTGATCGAAGAGAAGTGGGCGAACTACTGGCTCGAGCAGCATCTCTTCGACGTCGCGACACCCACAGACCACGCTGCGCGCAATCCTTTTGTGCAGCTGCTGCCGCCGCCCAATGTGACGGGCAGGCTGCACATGGGCCACATGCTGAACCAGACCGAGATGGACATCCTCGCGCGCTGGCACCGCATGAACGGCGACACGAGCGTGTGGGTTCCCGGCACCGACCACGCGGGCATCGCCACGCAGATGATGGTGGAGCGCCAGCTGAAGAGTGAAGGCAAGGCGCGCACCGACTACACGCGCGAGCAGTTCACCGAGCTGGTGTGGAAGTGGAAGCAGGAGTACGGCGGCTATATTACGACGCAGATGAAACGGCTGGGCGCGAGCGTCGATTGGTCGCGCGAGTACTTCACGATGGATGAGCGGCTTTCGGTCGCGGTGAAGGAAGCGTTCGTCCGGTTGTATGAACAAGGGCTGATCTATCGCGGTGCGTACATCGTGAATTGGGACCCGGTGCTGGGCACCGCTGTCTCTGATCTCGAAGTCGAGAATGAGGAACGCGCCGGGCACATCTATCACATCCGCTATGACCTGGAGGATGGCACAGGTTCAATCACGATTGCGACGACGCGGCCGGAGACGATGCTGGGCGATACAGCTGTCGCAGTGAACCCCACCGATAAGCGGTATACCGCGTTTGTTGGGAAGAAGCTTGTGCTGCCGCTGGTGGGACGGACGATCCCGGTGATCGCCGACGACTGGGCGCAGCCAGAGTTCGGCACCGGTGCAGTGAAGGTGACTCCTGCGCATGATCCGAATGACTTTGCGATTGGGCAGCGGCATAGTCTGCCTTCGCCGAGCATCATGGACACGCAGGCGCGGATCTTGCTCGAAGGCTCGCCGTACAACGGGATGGACCGCTTCGAGGCGCGCAAGAAGATCGTTGCGGATCTTGAGGCGAGCGGGCACCTTGTTGCCATCAAGGACCATACACTGACGCTGCCGATCTCGCAGCGCACGAGCGCTGTGATTGAGCCGCGGCTTTCGATGCAGTGGTTCATCGCGGTGAACAAGCAGCCGACCACAGGCGGCAACAGCATTGCGAAGAATGCGATCGATGCGGTGAAGGACGGCCACATCCAGTTCACCCCGGAGATGTATGCGAAGACGTACTTCGAGTGGATGAACAACATCCATGACTGGTGTATCTCGCGGCAGCTATGGTGGGGGCATCGGATTCCGGCGTGGCACTGCGATGCCTGCGGCAAGATTACCGTCTCACGTGATGCAGTGACGGCTTGCAGTGGCTGCGGCATCACGGACATTCATCAGGAGACCGACGTGCTCGACACGTGGTTCTCGTCGGGGCTGCTGCCATTTACCGTCTTTGGTTGGGATGGATCGAACAAACCTACGGCGGACCTTGCTTCGTTCTATCCGACGCAGCTGCTCGTTACGGGTTTCGACATTTTGTTCTTCTGGGTGGCCCGCATGATCATGCTGGGGTGCCACTTTATGCTCGATGTGCCGATGCCAGATGGCAGCACGCGCGAGCTGAAGGATGCAGTGCCGTTCCGTAATGTGTACATCCATGCGCTGGTGCGCGATGCCGACCGGCAGAAGATGTCCAAGACCAAGGGCAACGTGATTGACCCGATCGAGATCATCACGAAGTACGGTACGGATGCGGTACGGTTCACGCTGGCTTCGCAGGCCAGCCCCGGCACCGACATTGCCTTCAACGAAGCCCGCACCGAAGGCTATCGCGCGTTTGCCAACAAGATATGGAACGCAGCGCGGTTCATCCAGATGAACATCGACCGCGCCACAGAGGCGGGCTACCAAGTCAAGCTCGACGCCAATACTGCCACTGATACCTCCGGCGAAGCCGCCGGCGCCTGGGAGTTGCCCGACCGCACCCCGCTCGAGACCCGCTGGATCTTCTCTCGCCTCAGCACGGTCGCCGCCCAAGTACACGCTTCGCTCGCCGACTATCGCTTCGACGAAGCCTCCAACGCCGTCTACCAGTTCTTCTGGGGCGAGTTCTGCGACTGGTATCTCGAACTCGTCAAGCTCCGCCTCAACTTCGATCCCGCCGGTACCACCTACAACACGGAAGCAGAGCAGATCGAGGCACAGGCCGCAACTGCCTTCACCCTCGTCGGCCTCGTCAGCGTCTTCGAGGCCGCCCTGCGCCTGCTCTCACCCTTTATGCCCTTCCTCACGGAAGAGCTCTGGCACGCGCTCTACGCCAGCATCAGCCAGCCCAGTCCGGCCAAATCCATCGCACTCACCCGCTATCCCGCCGCTGCGGACTTCCCGCACAGCGACGTCACAGTTCGCGCCATGGAAGATATACAGCAACTCATTGTCACCATCCGCGCTCTCCGCAAAGAGCTCGCCGTGCCGGAGAAGGAGTCCACTCCCATTCAGCTGCGCGCCGATCTCCGCATCGCAGCCCTCGCTGAAGGCCATGCCGACATGCTCGCCCGCATGGCCCGCGTCAGTGCAGTGGAGATCGTCTTTGACCCGCCCACCGGCAACAACGCCCGCAGCACTGCGACGTTCGACGTCGCCATCATCTACGAGCGCCAGATCGATGTCTCTGCCGAGCGCGAGCGTCTCGAAAAAGAGATCTCCAAGCTCACGAAGGGACTTGAAGCTGCGAACAAGCAGCTTGGCAACGAGGGTTTCATCGCGCGCGCTCCGGCGCATATCGTCGATGGGCTCAAGAAGCAGGCGGCTGAGACCCAAGCGCTCCATGACAAGGCGATAGCCGCGCTCGCTGCGCTGCCGCCAGCCTAA